A single region of the Triticum dicoccoides isolate Atlit2015 ecotype Zavitan chromosome 2B, WEW_v2.0, whole genome shotgun sequence genome encodes:
- the LOC119366531 gene encoding WAT1-related protein At1g25270-like, which translates to MGVGVMEGMKPVAAMVVVQFVFAGVNIFYKLAVSDGMDMRVLVAYRFLFASAVLSPIAYFVERKKRTKVTWRVLLLSFVCGLCGGSLAQNLYISGMKLTSATFASAMTNLIPAITFVLAVLFRYERLAIRTLAGLAKVTGTLLGVGGAMLLTFYKGAQVTPWPPTHINLAAQLAARHQHEEHASSSLHPDSGNRAMGCLLCTGSCFFYALWLILQARLSREYPFHYSTTALMCGMSALQSAAFALCFDRDLIQWRLSSGVRLLAVLYTGVVASGVMLVVLSWCVKRRGPLFASVFNPMMLVVVAVLSSLLLGEELHLGSVLGAVLIVLGLYSVLWGKGREAVEHEPAKARAAGTELPHIDIVVHRHDPPPTPQQQSTEPGPAR; encoded by the exons ATGGGCGTGggcgtgatggaggggatgaagccgGTGGCAGCGATGGTGGTGGTGCAGTTCGTGTTCGCCGGCGTCAACATCTTCTACAAGCTGGCCGTGAGCGACGGCATGGACATGCGGGTCCTCGTCGCCTACCGCTTCCTCTTCGCCTCCGCCGTCCTCTCGCCCATCGCATACTTCGTCGAGAG GAAGAAGCGAACCAAGGTGACGTGGCGAGTCCTGCTGCTCTCCTTCGTCTGCGGGCTCTGTGG GGGCTCGCTGGCCCAGAACCTCTACATCTCCGGCATGAAGCTCACCTCCGCCACCTTCGCCTCCGCCATGACCAACCTCATCCCGGCCATCACCTTCGTGCTCGCCGTGCTCTTCCGCTACGAGCGCCTCGCCATCCGCACTCTCGCCGGCCTGGCCAAGGTCACTGGCACGCTGCTCGGCGTCGGCGGCGCCATGCTGCTCACCTTCTACAAGGGCGCCCAGGTCACCCCCTGGCCACCCACCCACATCAACCTCGCAGCCCAGCTCGCCGCCCGGCACCAACACGAGGAACATGCCTCCTCCTCCCTTCACCCGGACAGCGGCAACCGCGCCATGGGCTGCCTGCTCTGCACCGGCAGCTGCTTCTTCTACGCGCTCTGGCTCATCCTGCAGGCCCGGCTCAGCCGGGAGTACCCCTTCCACTACTCCACCACGGCGCTCATGTGTGGCATGAGCGCGCTCCAGTCCGCCGCCTTTGCGCTCTGCTTCGACCGGGACCTCATCCAGTGGCGCCTCTCCTCCGGTGTCCGCCTACTCGCCGTCCTCTACACCGGTGTGGTCGCCTCGGGGGTCATGCTCGTGGTGCTCTCCTGGTGCGTCAAGCGCCGGGGCCCCCTCTTCGCGTCCGTCTTCAACCCCATGAtgctggtggtggtggccgtgttgAGCTCGCTCCTGCTCGGCGAGGAGCTGCACCTCGGCAGCGTGCTCGGCGCCGTGCTCATCGTGCTGGGCCTCTACTCCGTGCTCTGGGGAAAAGGCCGCGAGGCCGTGGAGCACGAGCCGGCCAAGGCCCGCGCCGCTGGCACCGAGCTGCCGCACATCGACATCGTCGTGCATCGCCATGATCCTCCTCCGACGCCGCAGCAGCAGAGCACGGAGCCGGGGCCGGCGCGGTAA